The proteins below come from a single Aminivibrio pyruvatiphilus genomic window:
- a CDS encoding TRAP transporter small permease, whose protein sequence is MKILSLLDRYFEEALAVVLFSSILLIGMEQVMSRYLLRFVHSWSEELMRILFVALSLVSFSLCAKRRQHVKVEILTMSLPPKLGKAMSLFASAAFLGFTLLVVKYSYNITRLQYESGQTTAAMDMPTWTYFALGPVLFLLMAFRIVQKDILPVLFPGREETELSS, encoded by the coding sequence GTGAAAATTCTGAGCCTTTTGGACCGGTATTTCGAGGAAGCCCTCGCGGTGGTTCTTTTTTCCTCCATACTGCTCATAGGTATGGAGCAGGTTATGTCCCGCTATCTGCTCAGGTTCGTCCACTCCTGGTCGGAAGAGCTGATGCGGATTCTCTTCGTCGCCCTGAGCCTCGTGAGCTTCTCTCTCTGCGCAAAGCGAAGGCAGCACGTTAAAGTGGAAATCCTCACGATGAGCCTGCCCCCGAAGCTCGGAAAGGCGATGTCGCTTTTCGCCTCGGCGGCCTTTCTGGGCTTTACCCTTCTCGTCGTGAAATACTCCTACAACATTACCCGCCTGCAGTACGAAAGCGGGCAGACCACAGCAGCCATGGACATGCCCACGTGGACCTACTTCGCCCTCGGCCCCGTCCTGTTTTTGCTGATGGCCTTCCGCATCGTACAGAAGGATATCCTGCCCGTTCTCTTCCCCGGCAGGGAAGAGACGGAGCTCTCGTCATGA
- a CDS encoding DctP family TRAP transporter solute-binding subunit, with product MTTMKRLGICALLAALVLSFPAASFAREFVMGHTGQPLVTFAQAGEKFAELLDKHSGGKMKVQVMGAAALGNNREGIEQIQQGVTDFWLISTGLLAPFTKAVTVYDIPYLFKSEKAALDFVNSDLAMEVVKPLEEKGIKPLGYFIMGWRHTHSNIAIRTPEDLKGVKIRTEPAPIRMAIFKAMGANPIPMDFGEVFTSLQQGVIDAGENTFENIKSQGFHTVQKYITTDGHILDPMLIVMSKKSWDKLSDEEKAVLQKAVDETCKWEQDNVLANNKKIMEEFKAAPSPEVIELTAEQRQGFREASKSVLKDHEKDIDMAIYEKIMKFQEAYPEEAPNS from the coding sequence ATGACTACGATGAAACGGTTGGGTATCTGCGCTCTTCTGGCTGCGCTTGTTCTATCCTTTCCCGCGGCGTCCTTTGCGAGGGAATTCGTTATGGGCCACACGGGGCAGCCCCTGGTGACCTTCGCCCAGGCAGGTGAAAAATTCGCCGAGCTGCTTGACAAGCATTCCGGCGGAAAAATGAAGGTCCAGGTCATGGGGGCGGCCGCCCTGGGAAACAACAGGGAAGGCATCGAACAGATCCAGCAGGGGGTCACCGATTTTTGGCTCATCTCGACGGGCCTTCTGGCTCCCTTTACAAAGGCGGTAACGGTCTACGACATCCCCTACCTTTTCAAGAGCGAGAAGGCCGCCCTTGATTTCGTGAACAGCGACCTCGCCATGGAAGTGGTAAAGCCCCTCGAAGAAAAGGGAATCAAGCCCCTCGGCTATTTCATCATGGGGTGGCGGCACACCCACAGCAATATCGCCATCCGGACCCCCGAGGACCTGAAGGGCGTGAAGATCCGCACCGAGCCCGCCCCCATCCGCATGGCCATTTTCAAGGCCATGGGGGCAAATCCCATTCCCATGGATTTCGGCGAGGTGTTCACCTCCCTCCAGCAGGGCGTGATCGACGCCGGTGAGAACACCTTCGAGAACATCAAGTCCCAGGGATTCCACACGGTGCAGAAGTACATCACCACCGACGGCCACATTCTCGACCCCATGCTGATCGTCATGTCGAAAAAGTCATGGGACAAGCTTTCCGACGAAGAAAAGGCCGTGCTTCAGAAGGCCGTGGACGAGACCTGCAAATGGGAACAGGACAACGTTCTCGCGAACAACAAGAAAATCATGGAGGAGTTCAAGGCCGCGCCCTCTCCGGAAGTCATCGAGCTTACCGCCGAGCAGCGGCAGGGATTCCGCGAGGCAAGCAAGTCCGTCCTCAAGGATCACGAGAAGGATATCGACATGGCCATCTACGAGAAGATCATGAAGTTCCAGGAGGCCTATCCCGAAGAGGCCCCCAACAGCTAG
- a CDS encoding aspartate/glutamate racemase family protein — protein MKPRILIINPNSSEEMTGAIHRNAAAFAGEDMEVVTVPTPGTSPFIATYEDHAMAAPGMVRLLRENEAGFDAFIIACHGDPNIDLMKEITVKPVVGIAEASMKMATMLGHSFSVIAPVERTVPNKKALVDKYGLSRDMASVRPAIIEQGADEAERLIAAGRRAVEEDMAEVLVLGCAGFAGLDKRMEKELGVPVLDGVICALIIASGLVKYGVSISKKRRYDNTFGKR, from the coding sequence ATGAAGCCCCGGATCCTCATCATCAACCCCAACAGCAGCGAGGAGATGACCGGGGCGATCCACCGGAACGCCGCCGCCTTCGCCGGAGAGGATATGGAGGTTGTCACGGTTCCCACGCCGGGAACCTCGCCCTTCATCGCTACCTACGAGGATCACGCCATGGCCGCCCCGGGAATGGTCCGGCTTCTGCGGGAGAACGAAGCCGGCTTCGACGCGTTTATTATCGCCTGCCACGGCGACCCGAACATCGACCTCATGAAGGAAATCACCGTCAAACCGGTGGTGGGCATCGCGGAAGCCTCCATGAAAATGGCCACCATGCTGGGGCACAGCTTTTCCGTGATTGCCCCCGTGGAGCGAACGGTTCCAAACAAGAAAGCCCTCGTCGACAAGTACGGCCTATCGAGGGACATGGCTTCCGTCCGTCCCGCAATCATCGAGCAGGGGGCGGACGAGGCGGAGCGGCTCATCGCGGCGGGGCGGCGGGCAGTGGAGGAGGACATGGCGGAAGTGCTGGTCCTCGGCTGTGCCGGTTTCGCCGGCCTCGACAAGAGAATGGAGAAGGAACTGGGAGTCCCGGTGCTGGACGGCGTCATCTGCGCCCTCATCATCGCTTCGGGGCTGGTGAAGTACGGCGTTTCCATCAGCAAAAAGAGGCGGTACGACAACACCTTCGGCAAACGCTGA
- the allB gene encoding allantoinase AllB — translation MKADLVIRNGQIFVNGEFFEGGVAVKDGKTVAICEDRYLPEAETVLDAEGNPVMPGVVDTHVHVRDPGHRERGTFVTETKAAAAGGVTCFLEHPISSPPPYSPEILRNRVRVATPQALVDYAFFGAAGAEFPDEVEKVAKEGIVAFKTFLHEAPEGRDEEFRGLTMANDGEMLDGFRAVAKTGLILTIHAENNDIIQRLIRQFRAEGKVGFEYHYKSRPPITEIETVAKLLMFAKETGTRVSFAHISTPEAAELVKRAKLDGMDVYLETCPHYLFLTEEMIDKYGPYAKGNPPLRSRESMEKLWDYVNDGSVDFIGSDHGPFLVSEKEKGMKDIFTAAAGPACIEMTLPLMLTAVRDGKLSMRRMVELLCENPARVFGLWPRKGAIRVGGDADYVIADMKNEYTVNNKDFVTHSRDTSPMYNGFRLVGKPLHTIVRGRIIMKNRVIDDSAEGWGKVMLPGWGSGRTA, via the coding sequence GTGAAAGCCGATCTGGTGATCCGAAACGGTCAGATTTTTGTCAATGGAGAGTTTTTTGAAGGCGGAGTGGCGGTAAAGGACGGCAAGACGGTGGCGATCTGCGAAGACAGGTATCTTCCGGAAGCGGAAACGGTGCTCGACGCCGAAGGCAACCCGGTGATGCCGGGGGTAGTGGATACCCATGTCCATGTGCGGGACCCGGGACACCGGGAGCGGGGAACCTTCGTCACCGAAACGAAGGCGGCTGCCGCGGGAGGCGTGACCTGCTTCCTGGAACACCCTATTTCGTCTCCTCCTCCTTATTCTCCGGAAATACTCAGGAACAGGGTCCGGGTGGCCACTCCCCAGGCACTGGTGGATTATGCCTTTTTCGGCGCCGCCGGCGCCGAGTTCCCCGATGAAGTGGAGAAGGTGGCCAAAGAGGGGATCGTGGCCTTCAAGACGTTCCTCCACGAGGCACCCGAAGGCCGGGACGAGGAATTCCGCGGGCTCACCATGGCAAACGACGGGGAGATGCTCGACGGCTTCCGGGCTGTTGCGAAGACGGGGCTCATCCTGACGATCCACGCGGAGAACAACGACATCATCCAGCGTCTGATCCGGCAGTTCCGCGCCGAGGGGAAGGTGGGCTTCGAATACCACTACAAGTCCCGCCCTCCCATTACGGAGATCGAGACTGTGGCCAAGCTCCTTATGTTCGCGAAGGAAACCGGTACCAGGGTGAGTTTCGCCCACATCTCCACCCCCGAGGCGGCGGAGCTGGTGAAGCGGGCGAAGCTGGACGGCATGGACGTCTACCTGGAGACCTGCCCCCACTATCTTTTCCTCACGGAAGAAATGATTGACAAGTACGGCCCCTATGCGAAGGGGAACCCGCCTCTCCGCAGCAGGGAGTCCATGGAGAAGCTCTGGGATTATGTCAACGACGGATCGGTGGATTTCATCGGCAGCGACCATGGTCCCTTCCTCGTCTCGGAGAAGGAGAAGGGAATGAAGGACATTTTCACCGCCGCCGCCGGCCCTGCCTGCATTGAGATGACCCTGCCCCTCATGCTCACCGCCGTGCGGGACGGCAAGCTTTCCATGAGGCGCATGGTGGAGCTTCTCTGCGAGAATCCCGCCCGGGTCTTCGGCCTCTGGCCCCGCAAGGGTGCCATCCGGGTAGGCGGGGACGCCGACTACGTCATCGCGGACATGAAAAACGAATACACGGTGAACAACAAGGATTTCGTGACCCACTCCAGGGACACGTCCCCCATGTACAACGGGTTCCGCCTCGTCGGGAAGCCCCTGCACACCATAGTCCGGGGCAGGATCATCATGAAGAACCGGGTGATCGACGACTCCGCCGAGGGCTGGGGGAAAGTGATGCTGCCCGGCTGGGGTTCGGGGAGGACCGCATGA
- a CDS encoding dihydroorotase: MNRADVVLRNCMVFTPGGLVEGGVAISDGKIAAMGGTPFLPPAKSEIDLQGAALFPGGVDTHVHVRDPGRRERGDFATESAAAAAGGITTILEMPISSPPQYTVDILENRSRCASERSSVDFGFYGAAGNRPEHIAGLAGRGVAAFKTFLFRPHAGREGEFEGTCAEGDGNLLEIFEAVAKTGKLCAVHAENDDLIRSFTRDVRAGGGRDLAAHGRARPPLAEVSAVAKVLAFARSTGVRLGICHVSTPEAMELIRREKAGGRPVYAETCPQYLFCDEESAAPLGPFAKFNPPIRKKADSEALWKYVRNGTVDYIGSDHGPFLLSEKEPGAEDIFAAPAGSTGFEERLPLFVTAVRERKLSLRRMVDLLSTNAARIFGLYPQKGTISVGSDADLVAVNLHEPFLVRASRMKTAGKGIARLYEGRRLFGVVGMTMVRGGIVFSRDGTLPQASGRGRDLFYRSSSEGAFQGR; the protein is encoded by the coding sequence GTGAACAGGGCTGACGTGGTTCTCAGAAACTGCATGGTTTTCACCCCCGGCGGCCTGGTCGAGGGAGGAGTGGCCATTTCTGACGGCAAAATAGCGGCCATGGGCGGAACTCCCTTTCTTCCGCCCGCAAAAAGCGAGATTGATCTCCAGGGTGCCGCCCTGTTTCCCGGGGGTGTGGACACCCATGTCCACGTCCGGGACCCCGGCAGGCGGGAGAGGGGAGATTTTGCCACCGAATCGGCCGCTGCCGCCGCCGGAGGGATTACCACCATACTGGAGATGCCGATTTCGAGCCCTCCCCAGTACACCGTGGATATTCTGGAAAACAGGAGCCGCTGCGCCTCGGAGCGTTCATCGGTGGATTTCGGCTTCTACGGGGCCGCAGGAAACCGCCCGGAGCATATCGCCGGGCTGGCCGGGCGGGGCGTGGCGGCCTTCAAAACCTTTCTCTTCAGGCCCCATGCGGGAAGGGAAGGGGAATTCGAGGGAACCTGCGCCGAAGGGGACGGGAATCTTCTCGAAATCTTCGAAGCGGTGGCGAAGACAGGGAAACTGTGCGCGGTCCATGCTGAAAACGACGACCTCATCAGGAGTTTCACCCGGGATGTGAGGGCAGGAGGCGGCAGGGATCTGGCCGCCCACGGAAGGGCGAGGCCCCCTCTTGCTGAAGTTTCCGCGGTGGCGAAGGTCCTCGCCTTTGCCCGGTCGACGGGTGTCCGGCTCGGCATCTGCCACGTCTCCACCCCGGAGGCCATGGAGCTCATACGGAGGGAAAAGGCTGGCGGAAGGCCCGTATATGCGGAAACATGCCCCCAGTACCTCTTCTGCGACGAGGAGTCCGCCGCTCCACTCGGGCCCTTCGCCAAGTTCAATCCTCCCATCAGGAAAAAGGCTGACAGCGAAGCGCTGTGGAAGTACGTGAGAAACGGCACGGTGGATTATATCGGAAGCGACCACGGTCCCTTTCTCCTCTCCGAAAAGGAGCCGGGAGCGGAGGATATTTTTGCAGCCCCGGCGGGATCCACGGGATTCGAGGAACGGCTTCCCCTTTTCGTCACCGCCGTTCGGGAAAGAAAGCTCTCCCTCCGGCGCATGGTGGATCTTCTCTCCACAAACGCCGCCAGGATCTTCGGCCTGTACCCGCAAAAGGGAACCATCTCCGTGGGGTCAGACGCCGACCTCGTTGCGGTGAACCTTCACGAACCGTTTCTCGTGAGGGCTTCAAGGATGAAAACGGCGGGGAAGGGTATTGCCAGGCTGTACGAGGGACGGCGCCTGTTCGGCGTGGTGGGGATGACCATGGTCAGGGGCGGAATTGTTTTTTCAAGGGACGGAACTCTTCCTCAGGCCTCCGGCCGGGGGCGGGATCTTTTTTATCGTTCTTCTTCGGAAGGTGCATTTCAAGGGAGGTAG
- a CDS encoding IclR family transcriptional regulator, giving the protein MDPSRYLNHSILRSLRILEAFAEPHPSLSIPEIARRVGLHRSTVHRLVVTLESAGWLRKLPGTEKYTLGIKVFTLGRIADQGLSSCQSVRPLLEELASKTGETAILSMSDNVAAVCVDKIESSQRLKISSEIGQHFPLHAGATGFAVLLGMPEEQVREFLFRADLPSFTSKTETDPHKILERYHSLKDAGYVVSTGAVDPGVTGIAAPLFFAAENSYGSVGITMPEHRAQGEILRKAVDAVLETASAMEKKVSLAQKRGERP; this is encoded by the coding sequence ATGGATCCTTCAAGATATCTCAACCATTCCATCCTTCGCTCTCTGCGCATTCTGGAAGCTTTTGCGGAACCCCATCCATCCCTCTCCATTCCGGAAATCGCCAGGAGGGTCGGGCTTCACCGGAGCACCGTTCATAGACTGGTCGTCACCCTTGAAAGCGCGGGATGGCTGCGCAAACTCCCCGGCACGGAGAAATACACCCTCGGCATCAAAGTCTTCACCCTCGGGCGCATTGCCGACCAGGGGCTGTCCTCCTGTCAGTCCGTCCGTCCTCTTCTGGAGGAGCTTGCGTCAAAAACGGGGGAAACGGCCATTCTTTCCATGTCGGACAATGTTGCCGCAGTATGCGTGGACAAGATAGAGTCCTCCCAGCGGCTGAAAATCTCATCGGAAATAGGCCAGCATTTTCCTCTCCACGCAGGGGCCACGGGATTTGCCGTTCTCCTTGGAATGCCCGAGGAGCAGGTCCGAGAGTTTCTGTTCCGGGCCGATCTTCCCTCCTTTACCTCAAAGACGGAAACAGACCCCCATAAAATTCTTGAACGATATCACTCCCTGAAGGATGCAGGATACGTTGTTTCCACGGGAGCTGTCGATCCGGGCGTGACGGGTATCGCCGCTCCCCTGTTCTTCGCCGCCGAAAACTCTTACGGCAGCGTGGGCATTACCATGCCGGAACACCGTGCCCAGGGAGAAATCCTGAGAAAAGCAGTGGATGCGGTGCTGGAAACGGCATCGGCCATGGAGAAAAAAGTCAGCCTGGCGCAAAAGAGAGGGGAAAGGCCGTGA
- the hflK gene encoding FtsH protease activity modulator HflK, protein MRNLFEELLGMLEKGARKEQRFDGEEWGTPPPRERKKLNLGFLKYAVLLIVAALVAYQGFYIVPAGSRGVVFRLGRVSGVADQGINFKLPVIDLVTIVNTEQIQRFEYGYRTVNPGPPATFADRPDESKMLTGDNKIVEIDWVLQFQAGDPVSFVVNLPEDRAYREKMIRDIAESTLREVIASRELDDVLTTEKEASQTEAKKLIQEKLDLLKTGVFIVAVQFQDVTPPKAVQAAFSEINTARAERERMILEADKYSNEILSRAEGEADKLLNEAEAYKFRRISLAEGEAARISSLQDAYRENPDLVLNNLWLENMEKIWPQMKVFIIDAGENALQVLPLDQFFKSAGAASPDGKQ, encoded by the coding sequence ATGAGAAATCTTTTTGAAGAACTTCTCGGGATGCTTGAGAAGGGGGCAAGGAAGGAACAGAGGTTCGACGGTGAGGAGTGGGGAACGCCTCCGCCAAGAGAGAGGAAAAAGCTGAACCTGGGCTTTCTCAAGTACGCGGTTCTGCTGATCGTTGCCGCCCTGGTGGCCTACCAGGGATTCTACATCGTTCCCGCAGGGTCCCGGGGCGTGGTCTTCAGGCTGGGAAGGGTCTCCGGCGTGGCGGATCAGGGCATCAACTTCAAGCTGCCCGTCATCGACCTCGTCACCATAGTGAACACGGAGCAGATCCAGCGTTTCGAATACGGCTACAGGACGGTGAACCCCGGCCCGCCGGCGACTTTTGCCGACCGGCCCGACGAGTCCAAGATGCTCACAGGGGACAACAAAATCGTGGAGATCGACTGGGTGCTCCAGTTCCAGGCGGGAGACCCGGTCTCCTTCGTGGTGAACCTCCCCGAGGACAGGGCCTACAGGGAAAAGATGATCCGGGACATCGCCGAATCGACCCTCCGGGAGGTCATCGCCTCCAGGGAACTTGACGACGTGCTCACCACCGAAAAGGAGGCCTCCCAGACGGAAGCGAAGAAGCTCATCCAGGAAAAACTGGATCTTCTCAAAACCGGGGTGTTCATCGTGGCGGTCCAGTTCCAGGACGTAACCCCCCCGAAAGCGGTCCAGGCGGCCTTCAGCGAGATCAACACCGCGAGGGCCGAGCGGGAGCGCATGATTCTCGAGGCGGACAAGTACTCCAACGAAATACTGTCCAGGGCGGAGGGAGAGGCCGACAAGCTCCTCAACGAGGCCGAGGCCTACAAGTTCCGCCGCATCTCCCTGGCGGAGGGCGAGGCGGCCAGGATCAGCTCCCTTCAGGACGCCTACCGGGAAAACCCGGATCTGGTGCTGAACAATCTCTGGCTGGAGAACATGGAAAAAATCTGGCCGCAAATGAAGGTATTCATTATCGACGCAGGGGAGAATGCCCTCCAGGTGCTGCCCCTGGACCAGTTCTTCAAATCCGCGGGAGCGGCGTCTCCCGACGGGAAACAGTAG
- the hflC gene encoding protease modulator HflC gives MKRKLFFLALFAVFLVLSGCFYILRADEQTVVLRLGKVNATRTDPGMYFKLPFVDQLTRYSKKLIEYDADPVAVVTSDKKNLVFDTFALFRISDPETFFRRVRTVGSVQQRLDDSIYSAVRIVSGRLTLDELVKDRRQYAIEQATFIAREQAKEYGVEILSVAFKRVFLPQDNEQAVYRSMQAERNRVAGQLRAEGQAEAITRRSIADRKEVEMIAEARRKAEEIKGQGDRTAQDTLSKAIAEAKDLYLFIKTMDFYQTALPGTPILLRPGEGILKYLKGVGTPPARNE, from the coding sequence ATGAAAAGAAAACTGTTTTTCCTGGCGCTGTTTGCGGTCTTCCTGGTGCTCTCCGGATGCTTCTACATCCTCCGGGCCGATGAACAGACCGTTGTCCTGAGGCTGGGAAAGGTGAACGCCACCAGGACCGATCCCGGGATGTACTTCAAGCTTCCCTTTGTCGACCAGCTCACGAGATACTCGAAGAAGCTGATAGAATACGATGCCGATCCCGTGGCGGTGGTCACCAGCGACAAGAAAAACCTGGTGTTCGATACTTTCGCCCTCTTCCGGATCTCCGACCCCGAGACCTTCTTCCGGAGGGTGCGTACGGTAGGTTCAGTCCAGCAGCGGCTGGACGACTCCATCTACTCGGCGGTCCGCATCGTGTCCGGGCGGCTCACCCTTGACGAACTGGTGAAGGACAGGCGGCAGTATGCCATCGAGCAGGCCACCTTCATCGCCCGGGAACAGGCGAAAGAATACGGGGTTGAAATCCTGTCGGTGGCCTTCAAGCGGGTTTTCCTGCCCCAGGACAACGAACAGGCGGTCTACCGCTCCATGCAGGCGGAACGGAACAGGGTGGCGGGGCAGCTTCGGGCGGAAGGCCAGGCGGAGGCCATTACCCGCAGGTCCATCGCCGACAGGAAGGAAGTGGAAATGATCGCCGAGGCGAGACGAAAGGCCGAGGAGATCAAGGGACAGGGCGACCGCACCGCCCAGGACACCCTGTCGAAGGCCATCGCCGAGGCGAAGGATCTCTACCTTTTCATCAAGACCATGGACTTCTACCAGACCGCCCTTCCGGGCACCCCGATCCTGCTCCGCCCGGGCGAGGGCATCCTGAAATATCTCAAGGGCGTGGGAACTCCGCCGGCGAGGAACGAATAG
- a CDS encoding lactate utilization protein has product MNEFTPWHNEALGKKVVESLKKNGFEAEYCPSAAEAAEKILALIPESASVGFGGSWTVKALGIQEKLAGKGNTILDHGAPGLSNEERQDVRKKQLTCDVFLSGTNAVTLDGKLVNTDGNGNRVAAMIFGPGKVIVVLGTNKIVKDLDAAEERIQMVAAPVNNKRIGLPNPCTQTGLCMNCQTETRICNVTTIISKRPRSTPFHVFVVGEELGF; this is encoded by the coding sequence ATGAACGAGTTTACCCCCTGGCACAACGAGGCTCTTGGAAAAAAGGTCGTGGAATCCCTGAAGAAAAACGGCTTTGAAGCGGAGTACTGCCCCTCCGCCGCCGAGGCCGCAGAAAAGATCCTGGCGCTTATTCCCGAATCGGCGTCGGTGGGCTTCGGCGGTTCCTGGACGGTAAAGGCCCTTGGAATCCAGGAGAAACTGGCCGGCAAGGGAAACACGATCCTCGACCACGGCGCTCCCGGCCTCTCCAACGAGGAGCGGCAGGACGTCAGGAAAAAGCAGCTCACCTGCGACGTGTTCCTCTCCGGAACGAACGCAGTGACTCTCGACGGAAAGCTCGTCAACACCGACGGGAACGGGAACAGGGTGGCGGCCATGATCTTCGGCCCCGGCAAGGTCATCGTCGTTCTCGGGACGAACAAGATCGTGAAAGACCTTGACGCCGCCGAGGAGCGCATCCAGATGGTCGCCGCCCCCGTCAACAACAAGAGAATCGGCCTGCCCAACCCCTGCACCCAGACCGGGCTCTGCATGAACTGCCAGACCGAGACGAGGATCTGCAACGTCACCACCATCATCAGCAAGCGCCCGAGATCCACGCCCTTCCACGTATTCGTCGTCGGGGAAGAACTGGGCTTCTAG
- a CDS encoding pyridoxal-phosphate-dependent aminotransferase family protein, producing the protein MIKTNKLVMIPGPTPVVRSIQDQMARETVAFGDAAFVKDFSEVIADLKAMWRCDGEVFVVAGSGTMGMEMAIANTTKRGDNVLICSNGYFGDRFIDMCTRKGLNTDVISAEWGASVTPEMVEKKLAEKQYQVVTVTHVETSTGVEAPIAAIGEVMKKHPEIIYIVDGVAASGGADQYMDTMGIDVVLSCTQKAFGVAPGLTMVWASAKAMEKRKSLGAIPESYIDFDKWLPVMHDPSKYWGTPAINLVWALKESVRIMKEEGLEERYARHRRQAAMFDAALEAIGFRVAAEKAFRAPTLSVYLYPEGSGIDDAKFRTVLAGEGAQTAGCLGGFAGKGFRMGHMGNIDKHTLVSAIAAVERSCVKCGYAVELGKALGVLQKGLVNE; encoded by the coding sequence ATGATCAAGACCAACAAGCTCGTCATGATACCCGGACCCACACCCGTGGTGCGTTCCATCCAGGACCAGATGGCCAGGGAAACCGTGGCCTTCGGCGATGCCGCTTTCGTGAAGGATTTTTCCGAGGTCATCGCCGACCTGAAGGCCATGTGGCGGTGCGACGGCGAAGTGTTCGTCGTGGCCGGCTCCGGCACCATGGGCATGGAAATGGCCATCGCCAACACCACGAAGCGGGGGGATAACGTCCTCATCTGCTCCAACGGCTACTTCGGCGACAGGTTCATCGACATGTGCACCCGGAAGGGGCTCAACACCGATGTCATCTCCGCCGAATGGGGCGCATCGGTGACTCCGGAGATGGTGGAGAAGAAGCTGGCGGAGAAACAGTACCAGGTGGTGACGGTGACCCACGTGGAGACTTCCACCGGTGTCGAGGCCCCCATCGCGGCTATCGGCGAAGTGATGAAGAAACACCCTGAGATCATCTACATCGTGGACGGAGTGGCCGCTTCCGGCGGCGCCGACCAGTACATGGACACCATGGGCATCGACGTGGTGCTTTCCTGCACCCAGAAGGCCTTCGGCGTGGCGCCTGGCCTGACCATGGTATGGGCCAGCGCGAAGGCCATGGAAAAGAGAAAGAGCCTCGGTGCCATTCCCGAGTCCTACATCGATTTCGACAAGTGGCTCCCCGTCATGCACGATCCCTCGAAGTACTGGGGAACACCCGCCATCAACCTTGTCTGGGCGCTGAAGGAATCCGTGCGCATCATGAAGGAGGAGGGCCTCGAGGAGCGCTATGCCCGCCACCGCCGACAGGCCGCCATGTTCGACGCCGCCCTTGAGGCCATCGGTTTCAGGGTCGCCGCGGAGAAGGCTTTCCGCGCGCCCACGCTCTCCGTCTACCTCTACCCTGAAGGTTCCGGCATCGACGACGCCAAGTTCCGCACCGTCCTCGCCGGCGAGGGCGCCCAGACTGCGGGGTGCCTGGGCGGATTCGCCGGCAAGGGCTTCCGCATGGGCCACATGGGCAACATCGACAAGCACACCCTCGTCTCGGCCATTGCCGCCGTGGAGCGGAGCTGCGTGAAGTGCGGGTATGCAGTAGAGCTCGGAAAGGCCCTGGGCGTTCTCCAGAAAGGGCTCGTGAACGAGTAG
- a CDS encoding IclR family transcriptional regulator, whose protein sequence is MENGNIRVISRAFSILVHLAKEKRPLGITEIASSVSLPKATVYRILDSLEAERAVLNRGGEYELGPVTLLLADAYRSQVGFAEAARSHLLSLRNETKETVHLFVYERGEFYYLDKIESPYQVRMHSRIGGRASLFRLSAGKALLAGMSPDDLKELPEPVPDEVAAEFPDIRSRGYAVDDEQNEQGLRCVGAAIHDGSGRPRGAVSVSAPVYRFPADLLEKYGSLVVRSAEAIGREISCFEACPCSGGRSAG, encoded by the coding sequence ATGGAAAACGGAAACATCAGGGTCATCTCACGGGCTTTTTCAATACTGGTCCACCTGGCGAAGGAGAAACGGCCTCTGGGCATCACGGAGATTGCATCCTCCGTCTCTCTTCCAAAGGCCACGGTGTACCGCATTCTCGACAGCCTCGAGGCCGAGCGGGCCGTCCTGAACCGGGGCGGCGAGTACGAACTCGGTCCCGTGACGCTGTTGCTGGCGGATGCCTACCGAAGCCAGGTGGGTTTTGCCGAGGCCGCCCGGTCTCACCTTCTCTCCCTCAGGAACGAAACGAAGGAAACGGTCCACCTCTTCGTCTACGAAAGGGGAGAGTTTTACTACCTGGACAAGATCGAAAGCCCCTACCAGGTGCGCATGCACTCCCGCATCGGCGGCCGGGCCTCCCTTTTCCGCCTCTCCGCCGGAAAGGCCCTTCTCGCCGGGATGTCCCCGGACGATCTGAAAGAACTTCCTGAGCCTGTTCCCGACGAAGTTGCCGCTGAATTCCCCGACATTCGTTCCAGGGGATATGCCGTGGACGACGAGCAGAACGAACAGGGGCTCCGCTGCGTGGGAGCGGCCATCCATGACGGCTCGGGAAGGCCTAGGGGCGCCGTGAGCGTCTCCGCGCCGGTGTACCGGTTTCCGGCCGATCTCCTGGAGAAATATGGTTCTCTCGTTGTACGATCGGCGGAGGCCATCGGCAGGGAAATTTCGTGCTTTGAAGCATGTCCGTGTTCCGGCGGGCGGTCCGCCGGATAA